GTTAAAAATTGTAGATGTCATGATCTCTTTTCTTATTTTAGCTACATTTTTTAGAATAGGATGAAAAAAAGGAGCAAACAAAAATACAAACCTATGTTTTTTAAAAAAATCTTCAGCCTCTTTTTTTTCGAGCCTACAAGGTATATGTAAAAGTTCAAGGATATCGGCAGAACCAATTTTACCAGATTGGGCAATATTCCCGTGTTTGATCACAGGCTCACCCATAGAAGCCAGATTTATAGCTACAGCTGTGGATATATTCACAGTGGACTTCCCATCACCTCCTGTACCACAGGTATCTATAGCGTCAGGTAGATCATGTTCAAAGGGGATCATCTTATCCATGAGCACCTTAGCAGCAGCAGCTATCTCTTCGGCGCTTTCTTTTCTATGTTTCATCGATATCAAAATCGAAGCTATCTGCGCTTCTGAGAGCTGATTAGTCACCATAAGCTCGAAAAGCTGTTTTGACTCTTCAAATGTCAATATTGCACCGTTATTTACTTTTTTTACCAGTTCCATAATACCTCCCTCTAACCTTCACATACATTTATAAAGTTATATGCTATTTCAGCACCATATTCACTTAGATACGACTCAGGGTGGAACTGAACACCAAAAAGCTTTCTCTCGAAATCTTCAAAAGACATAATCTCCCCATCAAACATAGATATCGATGTAACATATTGGGGTGGTGCATCCACAACCAGGGAATGGTATCTCACAGCCTTAAACTCAGTAGGCAACCCCTTTAGCAACACAGTATTTTTTACTATCTTTATAGTATCTACTTTACCATGCATAATCGACTTTGCCCTTCTAAAACCATATCCCAAAACATGACTAATAGATTGCATACCCAAGCAGACACCAAAAATGGGCTTTTTACCCTGATACTCTTCAATGTAGCGCAATGTAGTACCAGCATTGGTGGGATTAGAAGGACCAGGCGAAAGGATAATCCCCTGAAATTTATCAGCAGATATATAATCATCATTTTTTATGACATGTACCTTAGCTCCTACAGACTCAAAAAGTGCCTTTAGATTAAAAGTGAAAGAATCATAGTTATCAACTAATAAATACATTACTTTCCTCCAGTGTTTTTATTCTTTTCACAGCTGCATTTAGGGCTGCAAGCTTTCTTTCCACCTCCAAATGCTCCTTTTCAGGGACACTATCATATACTATCCCAGCACCTGCTCTAAAGATTGTTTCATCTTTTTTAACAAGGGCACTTCTAATGGTTATGCAAGTATCCAAATTCCCATTAAAAGATAAATACCCAGTGCATCCAGCGTAAAAACCCCTTGGACTTTTTTCGTAATGATTGATCAACTCCATAGCCCTGACCTTTGGGGCACCTGTCACCGTACCTGCTGGAAAGGTCTTCATGAATAGTTTTAAAGCATTTTCACCTTTTTTCATTCTCCCAGAAACCTCAGAAACAATATGCACAACATGGGAATAAACCTCTGCCTCAAAACTCTTGTCCACATGAACAGAATCTGAATCACACCCAGTGTAAAGATCGTTACGAGCAAGATCGAGTAACATGAGGTGCTCCGAAATCTCCTTTGAATCATTGAGGAGTTCCTTCTTGATCTTCTCAAGATCATCACCTACTGGGTACGTACCTGCTATAGGCTTTAAAATCGCTTTATCACCAACAACCTTTAGATGTATCTCTGGAGATGAACCCGATAGAACATAATCCTCAAACTTAAGATAGAACATATAAGGTGAAGGATTAACGTTTCGTAACGTCCTATAAAGGGTTACAGGATTTATTTTACCTTTGAGGGTATATTTATTAGAAAGAACACATTGAATAAGTTCACCACTTTCAATATCATTTTTTATCCTATTAACCGTATCTATGAACTCTTTTTCTTCAAAATCCCTTATAACTTCCCCAATATCATCGGATTCAAAGTTATCGAAATTAAAGCTAAGAATTATATTAGCCATCTCACTTAACTTTTTAACCGCAAGATCGTAGTTTTTCGAAGGTTCTTTATCCACCTTTACAGACTTTGCAGCATACATTTTGCCACAATGATTATCAAATACATAGAACTCATCCACAAGCATCAGTGCCATAAGGTCCATTTTACTATCTTCCTTGAGCTTTTCCCTTAAAAAACCGAAATAATTTGCCATCTCATACCCAAAGTATCCCACATAACCACCACAAAAGCCTCCAAAAACCTCATCTGCATAACCGTTGAATGATAAAATCTCATTATTGAGATAATCCATAGGATTGATATCAACCTCTGTCTTTTTAGACCCAGATTCTACAAAAAGTTTACCATCTTTGAATCTAACTATCTTTTGAGGATTGAACCCAAAAAAAGAATAACGCGAAAATGTCTTATCAAGGTTAGCACTTTCAAGTAAAAAGATATTCCTTTCATTGGAAAAGTTTCTTAAAAGAGCTATGGGAGTAAAAATATCCCCAGCTATCTCCTTATAAACAGTTATCCTATTGTAATTTTCAGCCAAAGACAAAAATCTTTCTTTGTCGGGAAATATCATATCTACCTCCATTTACTTTAAGTATAAAAAAAAGCCGTGTTTTTTCAAACACGGCTTTTCTTCAAACTTAAAAGCCGTGCGGTTGTCACCGCACGGCCACAATCTATGGGCAGGGGACAACCGTCATATTATATCAGCTGTCCACCACCAATTTCTTCTATTGTTTAATACTCTACAGTACATCATATTATGCTTACTATCACAAAAAAAAACGTTTGTCAAACTAATTATAAAAAAAGCCACCATAAAGGTGGCCTCTTATTACTCGATATTGATCTTAATGGCCTTAGGCTTGACTTCCTCCTCTTTTGGTAATACTATGCTCAAAACCCCATTCTTAAAAGTAGCCTTAACGTTATCAAGCTTTATAGGCTTTGGAATAGATATATGCCTTACAAAAGAACCGGAGAACCTCTCCCTGTGATAATAGTTCTCCTTCTCATCCACCTTTTCTTCCTCTTTCTTACCTTTAATACTCAGCACACCATTTTCAAAATGTACCTCAATATCCTTTTCATCAAACCCAGGTACATCCACTACAACCTTAAACTCATTGTCATTCTCAGATAGATCAAGCTTAGGTGAAAAAGAGGTAACAGCTAAATCTTTTGTGCTAAAAAACCTGTTAAAAATTTTGTTGATCTCCTCTTGAATAGTTGAAAGTTCATTAAAAGCAGAAGGAAAAGATGGCTTGAACCTCTCTAACATACCACACCTCCTTTCAATTTAATCCCTATCAAATAATATATGTATAGTTAATTTTTTTTCAAGAGTGTTCATACACCACATTTGTAGTTTGTTGGTATATAGTCACAAAACGGTTCTTCTTTCATGTATGAACCATCCACAGCATACGCCCTAGCTCGACAACCACCGCAAACACCAAGATATTTGCACACCCCACATTTACCCTCATAAGCTTTGAAGTTTCTCAAGTCTGTAAAAAGGGTAGACTTTTCCCAAATATCTTTGAACTTTTCCCTAAAAACGTTTCCTGCAGAAAATGGGAAATAAGAGCATGGGTAAACATCCCCCTCCGAATTGACAAAACATATACTCTGCCCAGCAATACACCCTTTGCCACCACCAGTAGAAAAAGTGAGGCTCCTACGATCAGTGTCTCTGCCCTCCTGTTTGCTTCTCTCATGCCAAATTCTGTAGTACTGGGGAGCACAAGTAGGTCTTACAAGGATCTCGTTTTCATCCCTTTCCATTTCGTAGTGCCAATTCAAAATCTTCTCATAATCCTCTTTGCTTACAAGCTCATTCATTATCTCTTCACCTCTACCAGTGGGCACTATAAGGAACATATACCAAGCTGTAGCACCTAATGACTTGGCAAGTTTATAAACATTTTCTATGTCGTGTTGATTTCTTTTTGTAAAAGAGGAGTTTATGATAAACTGAATGCCATGCTTTTTAAAAAGGGAGACTGCATTCATCACACCATCGAAGGCACCCTTTTGCCCTCTAAAGTCATCATGGATCTCCTTTGTGGAACCATCAAGGCTCAAAGAAACTATCTTGATCCCTGATTCTTTGATCTTGGTACACACATCATCAGTTACCAAAACACCATTGGTAGCCATACACATGCGAAAGCCCTTTTGAGTACCATATTTAGCTATATCAAAAAGATCTTTTCTTAAAAGTGGTTCACCCCCAGAAAGCACCACCACAGGAGATGCAAACTCTGAGATATCATCCATAAATTTATAACACTTATCCAATGTAAAAGCCCCTTCAGAGGAATGTAAATCAGAAGAAGACCTGCAGTGTACACATTTAAGATTACATTTAGAGGTCACTTCCCATGCCATCCATTTTAAATCCCATTTTTTATGCATAATCATCTCCAAAATTTTTATTAAATATTAAGCATATCTCATATCATATCAATAGTTTTTTTATCTTATCCACATCCCACTGATTGTATAGATAAAATATCCATCTACGTTTAATATATTCAAACCAAAGCTTTCTGGTAGTGGTACCTTACCCATTGTTTTTAGTGCGTCTACCGCAGCTCTATCCAGCGCAGAGTAACCAGAACTACTTACCAGATTTATATTGGTAATTGTTCCATCTTTTAATATGGAAAATTTTATTCTAACAGTACCTTGTTCACCTTTCAAAACAGATTCAGAGGGATAACGCCATACATTGTACAGTCTTTGTTTAAATTTATAAAAATATGATGTATATTTAACCTCAAAACGATTAAAATCCACCTCCTCCTCTTTGTTTTCCTTCTTAGCTATATCTCCTATCACATCCTTTGGATTTAAAATCTTTGCCATCTGCTCCTTTGTAAGTTTTTTCTTTTCCTCAACCTTCTGTTCATCTTTTTTCTCCTGCACTACCGGTTGTTCTCTTTTTACCTCCTCATGTTTCTCTTCCACCGTCTCTATGGGAGATGGTTCTATTTTTGGGGGTTTATGCTCCTCTTCTTTTTTTACAACAGGATCCTTTTTTTCCTCAATCGGTACTTTAAAATCACCTATTTTTGGAGCATAGCTTTCAGGAATTATGTTTTGAGGTCTTTTTTCAATACTCTGTTTCCCATTTTCAATCTCATATTTTTCAGGCAAAATCTTAACAGGCTTACGGGGAAACTTTATGATATCCACATAAGTAGGCTCTTTTTTTTGTTCTTTCTTTTGATCTGGTAACTTAGTAAAATAAATAAATATCAAATGTATCAATAATGAGATAAACAAAAATATGTTAAATCGTTTCATATTATAGTAATTAGGAGCAAAATGATACCAGAAAGTTCATTTCACCCCTTTTTTCATCTTAATGCCCTTCACCTGGTTGGGAAAGCTCCGTCAGAACTCCATTTGTACTCTTTGGATGAACAAAAGCTATCATTTTACCATGGGCACCTGGTTTGGGCTCATTGTCTATCAATTGACAACCCTGTGCCTTCAACATCTCAAGAGCCTTTGATATATCCTCCACTTCATAAGCTATGTGGTGTATCCCTTCACCCCTTTTTTCTATAAATTTAGCTATAGGGCTATCAGGGCTTGTTGCCTCCAGAAGCTCAATATTTGATTCCCCCACTTTGATAAAAGCCACCTTAACCTTCTGAGACTGCACTTCTTCAAAATGATACGGGGTAACACCTATAGATCTATAAAAATTAAGAGCATCCTCCAGAGACCTTACAGCTATACCCACATGATCGATTTTGTGTAACATAAATCCCCCTATTTTAATAGTTTTAACAATAGCTCGTTAACAATCTTTGGATTAGCTTTACCTTTTGTTTCCTTCATAATCTGCCCAACAAAAAATCCTATAAGTTTCGTTTCACCATTTTTATACCTTTCAACCTCTTTAGGCGACATTTCCAAAACTTTTACAACTACAGCTTCAAGAGCAGACTCATCTACAATCTGTACAAGCCCTTTTTCTTCAACTACTGTTTTCGGAGATTTTTTACTATTTATTACTTCATCAAAAACATCCTTTGCAATCTTAACAGAAATAACCCCCTCATCTATCAATCCAATCAGTTCTGCCAAATCATCGGGAGAAATTCCCACAGCATCTATACTCACAAGTTTTTCGTTCATTACCCTCAGCATCTCAGTTTGAATCCAGTTTGAAATAGCCTTATAATTTTTACATTTAAAAGCAACCCTGAAGAAAAATTCTGCTATCCCTCTGGAGGAAGACAGTACTTCCGCATCATACTCAGGTAGATGATACTCAGTAAGAAGCCTTTGATACACCTTATCGGGAAGATCTGGCAACTCCCTTTTAAGCTTTTCAATATAGGAATTCTCGACAACAACAGGTACAAGATCCGGATCAGGAAAATACCTGTAATCATGGGACTCCTCTTTACTCCTCATTGAGACTGTAACCCCTCTATCGGGATCCCAGAGTCTAGTCTCCTGTACTATTAAGTTACCACTTTGAATCTCACTGATCTGCCTTCTTATCTCATAATCGATGGCCTTTTGAACATTTTTAAAAGAGTTCATATTTTTTATTTCAACCTTTGTTCCAAACTCCTTTTGCCCAATAGGCCTCACAGATACATTCGCATCACATCTCAAAGAACCCTTTTCCATACTGCAATCAGAAACACCTATATATTCAAGGATCTTTTTTAAATTTTCCAAATACAGTTTGGCTTCTTCAGAACTTCTCATATCCGGTTCACTTACTATCTCAATAAGTGGGGTACCAGTTCTGTTATAATCTATATAGCTCGAATTGGGATTACCTAAATTCTCTCCATGTATCAATTTGCCAGCATCTTCTTCCATGTGTATCCTTGTAATACCTATCCTTTTTATACCATTTTCTGTTTTTATATCCACATATCCGTTCAAACAGATCGGTAGTTCATACTGGGATATCTGATAGTTTTTTGGTAAATCTGGATAAAAATAGTTCTTACGGGCAAAAATAGATCTATTTTGAATGGTGCAGTTAAGGGCTAAACCAGCCTTTATAGTATATTCCACCACTTTTTCATTCAAAACAGGCAGTACCCCAGGCATACCTAAGCATACTGGACAAACATTAGTATTTGGTTCACCCCCAAACTCTGTAGAACAAGAACAAAAAATCTTTGTATTGGTATCAAGCTGAACATGAACCTCTAAACCAAT
The sequence above is drawn from the Calditerrivibrio sp. genome and encodes:
- a CDS encoding aminodeoxychorismate/anthranilate synthase component II, giving the protein MYLLVDNYDSFTFNLKALFESVGAKVHVIKNDDYISADKFQGIILSPGPSNPTNAGTTLRYIEEYQGKKPIFGVCLGMQSISHVLGYGFRRAKSIMHGKVDTIKIVKNTVLLKGLPTEFKAVRYHSLVVDAPPQYVTSISMFDGEIMSFEDFERKLFGVQFHPESYLSEYGAEIAYNFINVCEG
- a CDS encoding anthranilate synthase component I family protein, with the protein product MIFPDKERFLSLAENYNRITVYKEIAGDIFTPIALLRNFSNERNIFLLESANLDKTFSRYSFFGFNPQKIVRFKDGKLFVESGSKKTEVDINPMDYLNNEILSFNGYADEVFGGFCGGYVGYFGYEMANYFGFLREKLKEDSKMDLMALMLVDEFYVFDNHCGKMYAAKSVKVDKEPSKNYDLAVKKLSEMANIILSFNFDNFESDDIGEVIRDFEEKEFIDTVNRIKNDIESGELIQCVLSNKYTLKGKINPVTLYRTLRNVNPSPYMFYLKFEDYVLSGSSPEIHLKVVGDKAILKPIAGTYPVGDDLEKIKKELLNDSKEISEHLMLLDLARNDLYTGCDSDSVHVDKSFEAEVYSHVVHIVSEVSGRMKKGENALKLFMKTFPAGTVTGAPKVRAMELINHYEKSPRGFYAGCTGYLSFNGNLDTCITIRSALVKKDETIFRAGAGIVYDSVPEKEHLEVERKLAALNAAVKRIKTLEESNVFIS
- a CDS encoding Hsp20/alpha crystallin family protein; amino-acid sequence: MLERFKPSFPSAFNELSTIQEEINKIFNRFFSTKDLAVTSFSPKLDLSENDNEFKVVVDVPGFDEKDIEVHFENGVLSIKGKKEEEKVDEKENYYHRERFSGSFVRHISIPKPIKLDNVKATFKNGVLSIVLPKEEEVKPKAIKINIE
- a CDS encoding TonB family protein, with product MIFIYFTKLPDQKKEQKKEPTYVDIIKFPRKPVKILPEKYEIENGKQSIEKRPQNIIPESYAPKIGDFKVPIEEKKDPVVKKEEEHKPPKIEPSPIETVEEKHEEVKREQPVVQEKKDEQKVEEKKKLTKEQMAKILNPKDVIGDIAKKENKEEEVDFNRFEVKYTSYFYKFKQRLYNVWRYPSESVLKGEQGTVRIKFSILKDGTITNINLVSSSGYSALDRAAVDALKTMGKVPLPESFGLNILNVDGYFIYTISGMWIR
- a CDS encoding radical SAM protein — protein: MHKKWDLKWMAWEVTSKCNLKCVHCRSSSDLHSSEGAFTLDKCYKFMDDISEFASPVVVLSGGEPLLRKDLFDIAKYGTQKGFRMCMATNGVLVTDDVCTKIKESGIKIVSLSLDGSTKEIHDDFRGQKGAFDGVMNAVSLFKKHGIQFIINSSFTKRNQHDIENVYKLAKSLGATAWYMFLIVPTGRGEEIMNELVSKEDYEKILNWHYEMERDENEILVRPTCAPQYYRIWHERSKQEGRDTDRRSLTFSTGGGKGCIAGQSICFVNSEGDVYPCSYFPFSAGNVFREKFKDIWEKSTLFTDLRNFKAYEGKCGVCKYLGVCGGCRARAYAVDGSYMKEEPFCDYIPTNYKCGV
- the mce gene encoding methylmalonyl-CoA epimerase; translated protein: MLHKIDHVGIAVRSLEDALNFYRSIGVTPYHFEEVQSQKVKVAFIKVGESNIELLEATSPDSPIAKFIEKRGEGIHHIAYEVEDISKALEMLKAQGCQLIDNEPKPGAHGKMIAFVHPKSTNGVLTELSQPGEGH
- the trpD gene encoding anthranilate phosphoribosyltransferase — translated: MELVKKVNNGAILTFEESKQLFELMVTNQLSEAQIASILISMKHRKESAEEIAAAAKVLMDKMIPFEHDLPDAIDTCGTGGDGKSTVNISTAVAINLASMGEPVIKHGNIAQSGKIGSADILELLHIPCRLEKKEAEDFFKKHRFVFLFAPFFHPILKNVAKIRKEIMTSTIFNFLGPLLNPGNPAYQIIGISKREMLKTYADAALMLNKGDMVIYSSDDGFDEVSTSEITKAYIIEDGKIDYFFIDPSEFFKPFPLPVVENGEEALKLFIEGIKGENEDIVKIFALNTAVALYIKYKWELKESYKRAYDNIKSGNAFKKISQLRGENE
- the gatB gene encoding Asp-tRNA(Asn)/Glu-tRNA(Gln) amidotransferase subunit GatB — protein: MKFEPVIGLEVHVQLDTNTKIFCSCSTEFGGEPNTNVCPVCLGMPGVLPVLNEKVVEYTIKAGLALNCTIQNRSIFARKNYFYPDLPKNYQISQYELPICLNGYVDIKTENGIKRIGITRIHMEEDAGKLIHGENLGNPNSSYIDYNRTGTPLIEIVSEPDMRSSEEAKLYLENLKKILEYIGVSDCSMEKGSLRCDANVSVRPIGQKEFGTKVEIKNMNSFKNVQKAIDYEIRRQISEIQSGNLIVQETRLWDPDRGVTVSMRSKEESHDYRYFPDPDLVPVVVENSYIEKLKRELPDLPDKVYQRLLTEYHLPEYDAEVLSSSRGIAEFFFRVAFKCKNYKAISNWIQTEMLRVMNEKLVSIDAVGISPDDLAELIGLIDEGVISVKIAKDVFDEVINSKKSPKTVVEEKGLVQIVDESALEAVVVKVLEMSPKEVERYKNGETKLIGFFVGQIMKETKGKANPKIVNELLLKLLK